Proteins encoded by one window of Methylovirgula ligni:
- a CDS encoding patatin-like phospholipase family protein, with protein sequence MNLRETLGQRLEVAFGRRTGAWPPPRLSLALQGGGSFGAFTWGVLDRLLESGDVDFDTVSGTSAGAFNAVLLADGLAAGGRDAAREKLAHFWERLSRTAAFGPFGSSAHFAPGGAAGAISLWTRLLSPYQFNPLDLNPLRTMLNEEVDFERLRFSSPIGLLIAATRVVDGRARMFSNAEINADVVLASACLPLYSHAVTIDNVAYWDGGYSANPPLLDLVAVSRALDLLIVQITPALSTETPTSAQEIMRRLDQITFNSSLQAELASLARRTDRSRQLSGLLSSEGRKLRRLAIHHISAEEEFAGLSDASANNLDWSFLTTLRDHGRAAANTWLVGKAAAREEPRAIAPLKAAMTI encoded by the coding sequence ATGAACCTACGCGAGACTTTGGGGCAGAGGTTGGAGGTGGCTTTCGGCCGCCGTACCGGCGCTTGGCCGCCGCCGCGTCTGTCGCTGGCTTTGCAAGGCGGAGGCTCCTTCGGCGCCTTCACTTGGGGAGTGCTCGATCGCCTGCTCGAATCCGGCGATGTCGATTTCGACACGGTGAGCGGCACTTCGGCGGGCGCGTTCAATGCCGTGCTTTTGGCGGACGGCCTCGCGGCAGGCGGTCGTGACGCCGCGCGGGAGAAGCTCGCCCATTTCTGGGAGCGTCTGAGCCGCACTGCCGCTTTCGGCCCCTTCGGTTCCTCGGCGCATTTCGCGCCCGGCGGCGCCGCCGGCGCCATCTCGCTGTGGACGCGCCTGCTCTCGCCCTATCAGTTCAATCCGCTCGACCTGAACCCGCTGCGCACGATGCTGAACGAGGAAGTGGATTTCGAGCGGCTGCGGTTTTCCTCGCCGATCGGCCTGCTCATCGCCGCAACCCGCGTCGTTGACGGGCGTGCGCGCATGTTCAGCAATGCGGAAATCAATGCGGACGTAGTGCTCGCATCCGCCTGTCTGCCGCTCTACAGCCATGCCGTGACGATCGACAATGTCGCCTATTGGGACGGCGGCTATTCGGCGAACCCGCCGCTGCTCGATCTCGTCGCGGTCAGCCGCGCGCTCGATTTGCTGATCGTGCAGATCACGCCCGCGCTCAGCACAGAGACGCCGACGAGCGCGCAGGAGATCATGCGCCGGCTCGATCAGATCACCTTCAATTCCTCGCTCCAGGCGGAGCTGGCGAGCCTCGCGCGGCGCACTGACCGCAGCCGCCAGCTCTCCGGCCTGCTTTCGAGTGAGGGACGCAAGCTGCGCCGGCTCGCCATCCACCACATCTCCGCCGAGGAGGAATTCGCCGGCCTCTCCGACGCCAGCGCCAACAATCTCGATTGGAGCTTCCTCACGACGTTGCGCGACCACGGCCGCGCCGCCGCGAACACCTGGCTCGTGGGCAAAGCGGCCGCTCGTGAAGAGCCGCGGGCCATCGCGCCGCTCAAGGCCGCCATGACGATTTAA
- the ftsE gene encoding cell division ATP-binding protein FtsE: protein MVRFENVGLRYGMGGEILKDISFEIEPHSFQFLTGPSGAGKTTLLRLILLSLKPTRGLISLFNRDAAQLSKDQITDLRRRVGVVFQDFRLLDHLTTYENVALPLRVRGRDESSYRAEVVELLRWVGLGEHIHALPPVLSGGEKQRAAIARALIVRPELLLADEPTGNVDPTLARRLLRLFAELHKSGTAVVIATHDLALMDQFETARRLVLGDCRLHIYE, encoded by the coding sequence TTGGTCCGATTTGAGAACGTCGGCCTGCGTTATGGGATGGGCGGCGAGATCTTGAAGGACATCAGCTTCGAGATAGAGCCGCATTCGTTCCAGTTTTTGACGGGCCCGTCCGGCGCCGGCAAGACCACGCTGCTTCGCCTCATTCTGCTGTCGCTGAAGCCGACGCGCGGCCTCATCTCGCTTTTCAACCGGGACGCCGCGCAGCTCAGCAAGGATCAGATCACCGATCTGCGCCGCCGCGTCGGCGTCGTGTTTCAGGATTTCCGCCTGCTCGATCATCTAACGACCTATGAGAATGTCGCCCTGCCGCTGCGGGTGCGGGGCCGCGACGAATCCTCTTATCGCGCCGAGGTCGTTGAACTTTTGCGCTGGGTTGGTCTTGGCGAGCATATACATGCGCTGCCGCCGGTGCTCTCGGGCGGCGAAAAGCAGCGCGCCGCCATTGCCCGCGCGCTCATCGTGCGGCCGGAGCTTCTGCTCGCCGACGAGCCGACCGGAAATGTCGATCCGACCCTGGCTCGCCGCCTCCTGCGGCTGTTCGCAGAATTGCACAAGTCGGGCACCGCCGTCGTCATCGCGACCCATGATCTCGCGCTGATGGACCAGTTCGAGACGGCGCGCCGTCTCGTGCTCGGCGATTGCCGGCTGCACATCTATGAGTGA
- a CDS encoding zinc-ribbon domain-containing protein, which produces MLIDCPSCGASYHITKATLEPNGRRVACPRCETIWFAKPSKPDIEEDATVPFAPDLRISPDDRLTAGMGHKGMAHTGTAHKSFARAVSTPAPPAPRPHIPAFVHNCFAGTLLLALAMGLIASRGTVARAWPGAGRLYAAIGIPVEHNGLAIRDLHTSLTRLDGQLLLGVEGEIVNLRPDATPVPAVRLAIRDADGHELYAWTVRAERRTLAAGDSLLFRARLAQPPAGGRDVAARFANTDMLASR; this is translated from the coding sequence ATGCTGATCGACTGCCCGAGCTGCGGCGCCTCCTACCATATCACCAAGGCGACGCTCGAACCCAATGGCCGCCGTGTCGCCTGTCCGCGTTGCGAGACGATCTGGTTCGCAAAGCCCAGCAAGCCGGACATCGAGGAAGACGCCACGGTTCCGTTCGCGCCGGACCTGCGCATTTCGCCGGACGACCGGCTGACGGCAGGCATGGGGCACAAAGGCATGGCGCACACGGGCACGGCGCACAAAAGCTTCGCCCGCGCCGTTTCGACCCCCGCGCCACCCGCGCCGCGGCCGCACATTCCCGCCTTCGTTCACAATTGCTTCGCCGGAACCCTGCTGCTCGCGCTGGCGATGGGGCTCATCGCCTCGCGCGGAACGGTTGCGCGCGCCTGGCCCGGAGCCGGGCGTCTTTATGCGGCGATCGGCATCCCGGTCGAGCACAACGGCCTGGCGATCCGCGACCTTCACACCAGCCTGACGCGCCTCGACGGCCAGTTGCTTCTCGGCGTCGAAGGCGAAATCGTCAATCTCCGCCCCGACGCGACCCCCGTGCCGGCGGTGCGGCTGGCGATTCGCGATGCGGACGGCCACGAGCTTTACGCCTGGACAGTGCGCGCCGAGCGGCGGACGCTCGCCGCCGGCGACAGCCTGCTCTTCCGCGCCCGGCTCGCCCAGCCACCGGCCGGGGGCCGCGACGTCGCCGCGCGCTTTGCCAACACGGATATGCTCGCCAGCCGCTGA
- a CDS encoding sodium:proton antiporter, with product MSHAPPPLWLALPFAGLLISIALGPILARRVWHVHYGKAAAFWALLALALQAAMLGPAPTAEAALHALLTDYLPFMAMLFALYTAAGGIVVSDLAPARPRHNTALLAAGTLAASLIGTTGASMVLIRPLLQANATRQHKIHLVIFFIFLVANIGGALSPLGDPPLFLGFLRGVDFFWPLRHLWPHWLLTAGLLLAIFFAVDTYFARHEPKFAPGEAPMRVRGLANVALVGVAVAAIVISGVWRPGIAFDIFGTHLVLQNILRDGVLIAVGFISLAVTPQADRAANHFSWAPIEEVAKLFAAIFICIVPVMVLLAAKTDGPFAPVIALLSRGDGAPNDAAYFWATGLLSSLLDNAPTYLVFFGLAGGDPAQLSGPLAPTLAAISLGAVFMGALTYIGNAPNFMVYALARRAHVPMPSFFGYLAWSGAILLPVFILVTALFFW from the coding sequence TTGAGCCATGCACCTCCGCCTCTTTGGCTGGCGCTGCCGTTCGCCGGTCTGCTGATCTCGATTGCCCTTGGGCCGATTCTCGCGCGGCGAGTGTGGCACGTGCATTACGGCAAGGCCGCGGCCTTCTGGGCGCTGCTCGCGCTCGCATTGCAGGCGGCGATGCTGGGCCCGGCGCCGACCGCGGAGGCCGCGCTCCACGCGCTGCTCACCGATTATCTGCCTTTCATGGCCATGCTCTTCGCGCTCTATACGGCGGCGGGCGGCATTGTCGTGTCCGATCTCGCGCCGGCGCGGCCACGGCATAATACCGCGCTGCTCGCAGCCGGCACATTGGCGGCGAGTCTCATCGGCACGACCGGCGCCTCGATGGTGCTGATCCGCCCCCTGCTGCAAGCCAATGCGACACGCCAGCACAAGATACATCTCGTCATCTTCTTCATCTTCCTTGTCGCGAATATCGGCGGCGCTTTGAGTCCGCTTGGGGATCCGCCGCTGTTTCTCGGCTTTCTGCGCGGCGTGGATTTCTTCTGGCCGCTGCGGCATCTGTGGCCGCACTGGCTTCTGACAGCCGGGCTGCTGCTCGCGATCTTCTTCGCCGTGGATACCTATTTCGCCCGTCATGAGCCGAAATTCGCGCCCGGCGAGGCGCCCATGCGCGTGCGCGGCCTTGCCAATGTCGCGCTTGTCGGCGTTGCCGTCGCCGCAATCGTCATCAGCGGCGTCTGGCGGCCCGGCATTGCTTTCGACATTTTCGGGACGCATCTCGTCTTGCAGAACATCCTGCGCGACGGTGTCCTGATCGCGGTCGGCTTTATCTCGCTGGCGGTGACGCCGCAAGCGGATCGCGCCGCCAATCATTTCTCTTGGGCGCCGATCGAGGAAGTCGCCAAGCTCTTCGCCGCGATCTTCATCTGCATCGTTCCGGTGATGGTCTTGTTGGCCGCGAAGACTGATGGTCCTTTCGCGCCGGTCATCGCGCTGCTCTCCCGTGGCGACGGCGCGCCGAACGATGCCGCCTATTTCTGGGCGACGGGGCTGCTGTCCTCGCTGCTCGACAATGCGCCGACCTATCTCGTCTTCTTCGGCCTTGCCGGCGGCGATCCGGCGCAGCTTTCGGGCCCGCTCGCGCCGACGCTTGCGGCCATTTCGCTCGGCGCGGTTTTCATGGGCGCTTTGACCTATATCGGCAATGCGCCGAATTTCATGGTCTATGCGCTGGCGCGCCGCGCCCATGTGCCGATGCCGAGCTTCTTTGGCTATCTCGCCTGGTCGGGCGCGATCCTCTTGCCGGTCTTCATTCTGGTAACGGCGCTCTTCTTCTGGTGA
- the polA gene encoding DNA polymerase I, which translates to MSLHHDPVKAGDHVFLVDGSSFIFRAYFQSIRQDAKYNYRSDRLPTGAVRLFCTKLFQFVREGAAGIKPTHLGIIFDKSENSFRKELYPPYKANRSEPPEDLIPQFPLMRAAVRAFGLVPIEQDRYEADDLIATYADEARARGADVLIISADKDLMQLIRDGVAMYDPASGEREERRIGLAEVQDYFGVPPEKVVDVQALAGDSTDNVPGARGIGVKTAAQLINEYGDLDTLLARAGEIKQPKRREILTTPESVELIKVSKQLVTLERNVALEVPLDDLGLAAPDGPTLIGFLKAMEFTTITKRAAETCGVAAEAIEPDPAFVGPAAWRGRNGAIIETVAAIETAEEKIEGTQRPSGPRKNARYGEAPQREIAPSGPAELASARAALALVTPFDRSTYKTIAALADLDHIIAAAFEAGLVAVDTETSSLDPMQAELVGISLCVVEGQGVYIPLRHRGEGAGDLFGGDALLPGQLPVADVLARLLPLLESASVLKIAHNAKFDTLVFKQHGIAVRPIDDTLLLSYVLDAGLTDHGMDVLSEKFFHHKPLAFGEVAGSGRTFIGFARVPIERATEYSAEDADVTLRLWNVLKPRLPAERMTNVYETLERPMVEVLARMESRGISIDRTILSRLSGEFAQDMARLEAEIFAVAGETFNLGSPKQLGDILFGKMGLPGAKKTATGAWSTAAGVLEDLAEQGNPFARLILDWRQLSKLKSTYTDALPGYVNPQTHRVHTSYALAATTTGRLSSSEPNLQNIPVRTEAGRKIRRAFIAAPGHKLISADYSQIELRLLAHIADIPQLRQAFADGLDIHALTASEMFGVPVAGMPSEVRRRAKAINFGIIYGISSFGLANQLGIPRDEAGAYIRQYFERFPGIRAYMDATKGIARAQGYVTTLFGRKCHYPRINASNPSERAFNERAAINAPIQGSAADIIRRAMARMDAALEKAGLSAQMLLQVHDELVFEVPDAEVEATIALVRKIMTDAPHPAIQLSVPLQVDAKAAQNWDEAH; encoded by the coding sequence ATGTCCTTGCATCACGACCCGGTGAAAGCCGGAGATCACGTTTTTCTGGTCGACGGATCGTCGTTCATTTTCCGCGCCTACTTCCAATCGATTCGGCAGGACGCGAAGTACAATTACCGGTCCGATCGCTTGCCGACCGGCGCCGTGCGGCTGTTCTGCACCAAGCTTTTCCAGTTCGTGCGCGAGGGCGCGGCCGGCATCAAGCCGACGCATCTCGGCATCATCTTCGACAAGTCGGAGAATTCCTTTCGCAAGGAGCTTTATCCGCCCTACAAGGCCAATCGCTCCGAACCGCCGGAAGATCTCATTCCGCAGTTTCCGCTGATGCGCGCCGCCGTGCGCGCCTTCGGCCTCGTTCCCATCGAACAGGACCGCTACGAGGCGGACGATCTCATCGCGACCTATGCCGATGAGGCGCGGGCGCGCGGCGCCGATGTACTCATCATCTCCGCCGACAAGGATTTGATGCAACTCATTCGCGATGGCGTCGCGATGTACGATCCAGCTTCCGGCGAGCGGGAGGAGCGGCGCATCGGTCTCGCCGAAGTGCAGGATTATTTCGGCGTGCCGCCGGAAAAAGTGGTCGACGTCCAGGCGCTCGCCGGCGATTCGACCGACAATGTGCCGGGCGCGCGCGGCATCGGCGTCAAGACCGCGGCGCAGCTCATCAATGAATATGGCGATCTCGATACGCTGCTCGCCCGCGCCGGCGAGATCAAGCAGCCCAAGCGCCGCGAAATTCTCACGACGCCGGAAAGCGTCGAACTCATCAAGGTCTCGAAACAGCTTGTGACGCTCGAACGCAATGTCGCGCTTGAGGTGCCGCTCGACGATCTCGGCCTTGCCGCGCCAGATGGTCCGACGCTCATCGGCTTTCTCAAGGCGATGGAATTCACGACGATCACCAAGCGTGCCGCCGAGACCTGCGGCGTTGCCGCCGAGGCGATCGAACCCGATCCGGCTTTCGTCGGTCCGGCCGCCTGGCGCGGCCGCAATGGCGCGATCATCGAAACCGTCGCTGCGATCGAGACGGCGGAAGAGAAGATCGAAGGAACGCAACGCCCCTCCGGCCCGCGCAAGAACGCCCGCTATGGCGAGGCGCCGCAGCGCGAGATTGCACCGTCCGGTCCGGCGGAACTCGCGAGCGCCCGCGCGGCCTTGGCGCTCGTCACCCCGTTCGACCGCAGCACGTATAAGACGATCGCCGCGCTTGCCGATCTCGATCACATCATCGCCGCGGCCTTCGAGGCCGGGCTTGTCGCGGTTGATACGGAAACCTCCTCGCTCGATCCGATGCAGGCAGAACTCGTCGGTATTTCGCTCTGCGTCGTGGAAGGGCAGGGCGTCTACATCCCGCTGCGCCATCGCGGCGAAGGCGCCGGCGATCTCTTCGGCGGCGACGCGCTGCTGCCCGGCCAGTTGCCTGTCGCCGATGTGCTGGCGCGCCTGCTGCCGCTGCTGGAATCGGCCAGCGTGCTGAAGATCGCGCATAATGCCAAGTTCGACACGCTCGTCTTCAAGCAGCATGGCATCGCGGTGCGGCCGATCGACGATACTTTGCTGCTCTCCTACGTGCTCGACGCCGGCTTGACCGATCACGGCATGGATGTGCTCAGCGAGAAATTCTTCCATCATAAGCCGCTCGCCTTCGGCGAGGTCGCGGGCTCCGGCCGCACGTTCATCGGCTTCGCCCGCGTGCCGATCGAGCGGGCGACGGAATATTCGGCCGAGGACGCGGATGTGACGCTGCGGCTCTGGAACGTGCTGAAGCCGCGCCTCCCGGCCGAGCGCATGACCAATGTCTACGAGACTCTGGAACGGCCGATGGTCGAAGTTCTCGCGCGGATGGAATCGCGCGGAATCTCCATCGACCGGACAATTCTCTCGCGTCTGTCCGGCGAATTCGCGCAGGATATGGCGCGGCTTGAGGCCGAAATCTTCGCCGTCGCGGGCGAGACGTTCAACCTCGGTTCGCCCAAGCAATTGGGCGATATTCTCTTCGGCAAGATGGGCCTGCCCGGAGCGAAGAAGACCGCGACCGGCGCCTGGTCGACGGCGGCCGGCGTGCTTGAGGATTTAGCAGAACAAGGCAATCCTTTCGCGCGGCTCATTCTGGATTGGCGACAGCTCTCGAAGCTCAAATCGACCTATACCGACGCGCTGCCAGGCTATGTGAACCCGCAGACGCATCGCGTGCATACGTCTTATGCGCTGGCGGCGACCACGACGGGGCGGCTCTCATCCTCGGAGCCGAATTTGCAGAACATTCCGGTGCGCACGGAAGCGGGCCGGAAGATCCGCCGCGCTTTCATCGCCGCGCCCGGGCACAAGCTCATTTCGGCGGATTATTCGCAGATCGAGCTGCGCCTGCTGGCGCATATCGCCGACATTCCGCAATTGCGCCAGGCGTTCGCAGATGGGCTCGACATTCACGCGTTGACGGCATCGGAAATGTTCGGCGTGCCGGTCGCTGGGATGCCCTCCGAAGTGCGCCGCCGCGCCAAGGCGATCAACTTCGGCATCATCTATGGCATCTCGTCCTTCGGCCTCGCCAATCAGCTCGGTATCCCGCGTGATGAGGCGGGCGCCTATATCAGGCAATATTTCGAGCGCTTCCCCGGCATCCGCGCCTATATGGACGCGACCAAGGGTATCGCGCGCGCGCAAGGCTATGTGACGACGCTCTTCGGCCGCAAATGCCATTATCCGCGTATCAACGCCTCGAACCCGTCCGAGCGCGCGTTCAACGAGCGCGCCGCGATTAACGCGCCGATCCAGGGCTCCGCCGCCGATATCATCCGCCGCGCCATGGCGCGGATGGATGCGGCTTTGGAGAAGGCCGGCCTCTCGGCGCAGATGCTTCTGCAAGTCCATGACGAGTTGGTGTTCGAGGTGCCCGACGCGGAAGTCGAGGCGACGATCGCGCTCGTCCGCAAAATCATGACCGACGCGCCGCACCCCGCGATTCAGCTCTCCGTGCCTCTGCAGGTCGATGCCAAGGCGGCCCAGAATTGGGACGAGGCGCATTGA
- a CDS encoding septation protein A — MTETAQKPAAKPARSPWLKMTLELGPLILFFFANARPKLFAPYAHLVLPPHLLIGENAGLYTATIVLIPAVLIALVVSYIQSRRLPVMPLVTAILVVIFGALTIYFQDPRFIKMKPTVLYFAFGAALLGGLYLKKPILEIVLDNSMPLTEEGWRLLTLRWGLFFFFLAILNEIVWRTQSNNVWVYFKFPGTMILIFLFTLAQLPLMMKHELKEEEPTG; from the coding sequence ATGACCGAAACCGCACAAAAGCCCGCAGCCAAACCGGCAAGGTCGCCGTGGCTGAAAATGACGCTGGAGCTCGGGCCGCTCATTCTGTTCTTCTTCGCCAATGCGCGGCCGAAGCTGTTTGCGCCCTATGCGCATCTCGTCCTGCCGCCCCATCTGCTCATTGGCGAGAATGCCGGCCTCTACACCGCGACCATCGTGCTGATCCCGGCCGTGCTGATCGCGCTCGTCGTCTCCTACATCCAATCGCGCCGCCTGCCGGTGATGCCGCTCGTCACCGCGATTCTCGTCGTCATCTTCGGCGCGCTGACGATCTATTTTCAGGACCCGCGCTTTATCAAAATGAAGCCGACGGTCCTTTACTTCGCCTTTGGCGCGGCGCTGCTCGGCGGCCTTTATCTCAAGAAGCCGATCCTCGAAATCGTGCTCGACAATTCCATGCCGCTGACCGAGGAGGGCTGGCGTCTCCTCACCTTGCGCTGGGGCCTGTTCTTCTTCTTCCTCGCGATCCTCAACGAGATCGTCTGGCGCACGCAATCGAACAATGTGTGGGTCTATTTCAAATTCCCCGGCACGATGATCCTGATCTTCCTCTTCACCCTCGCGCAATTGCCGCTGATGATGAAGCACGAGTTGAAGGAAGAAGAGCCGACGGGATAA
- the ftsY gene encoding signal recognition particle-docking protein FtsY: MADEDKPEAKPKRSLFERLLGRKDADIPPPAAPESAAPDFAAPELAAPEDVPTATPEPLALEPVAAPAPQAAEAKPEPIAKPSWWARLRQGLSRSSQSIGGGIADIFTKRKLDSETLQELEDVLIRADLGTGAALRIAEAVAKGRYDKNVSPDEVKTILASEVEAVLAPVARPLEIDASKRPFVILVIGVNGSGKTTTIGKLAAKFSRDGFKVVLAAGDTFRAAAIEQLRIWGARFHCEVIARESGGDAAGLGYDALEAARAQNADLLIMDTAGRLQNRTELMAELEKIIRVMKKLDPEAPHAVLLVLDATVGQNALSQVEIFSRTAGVTGLVMTKLDGTARGGILVAIADKFKLPIHFIGVGEGADDLESFTARDFARAIAGLEE; the protein is encoded by the coding sequence TTGGCGGATGAAGATAAACCGGAAGCGAAGCCGAAACGCTCGCTTTTCGAGCGGCTCCTTGGCCGCAAGGATGCGGATATCCCGCCGCCAGCCGCGCCGGAATCTGCCGCGCCCGATTTTGCCGCGCCAGAATTGGCTGCGCCCGAGGACGTGCCAACAGCGACGCCCGAACCTCTCGCGCTGGAGCCTGTCGCCGCGCCTGCGCCGCAGGCGGCGGAAGCCAAGCCCGAGCCAATAGCAAAACCAAGCTGGTGGGCGCGGCTGCGTCAGGGCCTGTCACGCTCCTCGCAATCCATCGGCGGCGGCATCGCCGACATATTCACCAAGCGCAAGCTCGATTCCGAGACTCTGCAAGAGCTCGAAGATGTGCTGATCCGCGCCGACCTCGGCACCGGCGCGGCGCTGCGGATCGCCGAGGCCGTGGCCAAGGGCCGCTATGACAAGAATGTCAGCCCCGATGAGGTGAAGACCATCCTCGCCTCCGAAGTCGAAGCGGTGCTGGCGCCCGTCGCCCGCCCGCTCGAGATCGATGCGAGCAAACGGCCCTTCGTGATCCTTGTCATCGGCGTCAACGGCTCCGGCAAGACGACGACGATCGGCAAGCTCGCCGCCAAATTTTCGCGCGACGGCTTCAAGGTCGTGCTCGCCGCCGGCGATACATTCCGCGCGGCGGCGATCGAGCAATTGCGCATCTGGGGCGCGCGGTTCCATTGCGAGGTCATTGCGCGCGAGAGCGGCGGCGATGCCGCGGGCCTCGGCTATGACGCGCTGGAGGCCGCGCGCGCGCAGAACGCCGATCTGCTCATCATGGATACCGCCGGCCGGCTGCAGAATCGCACCGAGCTGATGGCCGAGCTCGAAAAGATCATCCGCGTGATGAAGAAGCTCGATCCCGAGGCGCCGCATGCGGTGCTGCTCGTCCTCGACGCGACGGTCGGCCAGAACGCGCTCAGCCAGGTCGAGATTTTCAGCCGCACGGCGGGCGTCACAGGCCTGGTGATGACCAAGCTCGATGGCACAGCGCGGGGCGGCATCCTCGTCGCCATCGCGGACAAATTCAAACTGCCGATTCATTTCATCGGCGTCGGCGAGGGCGCCGACGATCTCGAATCCTTCACCGCACGCGATTTCGCCCGCGCCATCGCCGGGCTTGAGGAATGA
- a CDS encoding NAD-dependent succinate-semialdehyde dehydrogenase — MPQDLQDLDVLLFIDGAWRRGAGGRTLDIIDPATEELIGKVARAETTDLEAAAAAATRGFALWRATSAFERGKILRRAAAMLRERIEPIAQIMTREQGKPVKEARVEIAVAADTLDWFAEEMRRAYGRVVPARAPNITNLVLKEPVGPVAAFTPWNFPINQIARKLGAALAAGCSIIVKAPEEAPASPAEFVRVLAEAGAPPGVINLVFGVPAEISAHLIPHPAIRKISFTGSTAVGKQLAALAGAHMKRATMELGGHAPAIVFADADLDVALRVLLARKFRNAGQACTAPTRFLVQRDVYPQFLARFVAAAEALRIGSGFDPATDIGPLANPRRLTALQTLVEDAVEKGAKLVTGGTRRGSKGYYFAPTVLAHVPTSARAMNEEPFGPIALVNSFDTLDDAVAEANRLAYGLASYAFTASTATADALAQRIEAGMVAINDSHLSSPELPIGGVKDSGYGSEGGPEAVEAYLVTKLVTQAAG; from the coding sequence ATGCCACAAGACCTGCAAGACTTGGACGTTCTGCTTTTCATCGACGGCGCCTGGCGGCGCGGCGCCGGCGGGCGCACGCTTGATATCATCGATCCCGCGACCGAGGAGCTGATCGGCAAGGTCGCCCGTGCCGAGACTACCGATCTCGAGGCCGCGGCCGCGGCGGCCACGCGTGGCTTCGCGCTCTGGCGCGCCACATCGGCCTTCGAGCGTGGCAAGATCCTGCGCCGCGCGGCGGCGATGCTGCGCGAGCGGATCGAACCCATCGCGCAGATCATGACGCGCGAGCAGGGTAAGCCGGTCAAGGAAGCCAGGGTCGAAATCGCGGTCGCCGCCGATACGCTCGACTGGTTCGCGGAGGAGATGCGGCGCGCCTATGGCCGTGTCGTGCCGGCCCGTGCGCCGAACATCACCAATCTCGTGCTGAAAGAGCCGGTCGGCCCCGTCGCGGCCTTCACGCCGTGGAATTTCCCCATCAACCAGATCGCCCGCAAGCTCGGCGCCGCTCTCGCGGCCGGCTGTTCGATCATCGTCAAGGCGCCGGAGGAAGCCCCCGCCTCGCCCGCCGAGTTTGTCCGCGTGCTGGCCGAAGCCGGCGCCCCGCCCGGCGTTATCAATCTCGTCTTCGGCGTGCCGGCGGAAATCTCGGCCCATCTCATTCCGCATCCCGCGATCCGCAAAATCTCCTTCACCGGCTCGACCGCCGTGGGCAAGCAGCTCGCGGCGCTCGCCGGCGCGCATATGAAGCGCGCGACGATGGAGCTTGGCGGCCATGCACCGGCGATCGTCTTCGCCGACGCCGATCTCGATGTCGCGTTGCGGGTGCTGCTCGCGCGCAAGTTCCGCAACGCCGGCCAGGCTTGCACCGCGCCGACGCGCTTTCTCGTTCAGCGCGACGTCTATCCACAATTTCTCGCCCGCTTCGTCGCGGCCGCCGAGGCGCTTAGGATCGGCAGCGGCTTCGATCCCGCAACGGATATCGGCCCGCTCGCCAATCCGCGGCGCCTGACGGCGCTGCAAACCCTTGTCGAGGACGCGGTCGAGAAGGGCGCCAAGCTCGTGACTGGCGGCACGCGCCGCGGCAGCAAGGGCTATTACTTCGCGCCGACCGTGCTGGCGCATGTACCGACAAGCGCGCGGGCGATGAACGAGGAGCCCTTCGGGCCGATCGCGCTCGTCAACTCCTTCGACACGCTTGACGACGCCGTCGCGGAAGCCAACAGGCTGGCCTATGGCCTCGCCTCCTACGCCTTCACCGCCTCGACCGCGACCGCCGACGCGCTGGCGCAGAGGATCGAGGCCGGCATGGTGGCGATCAACGATTCGCATCTGAGTTCGCCGGAGCTGCCGATCGGCGGCGTCAAGGACAGCGGCTATGGCAGCGAGGGCGGCCCGGAAGCGGTCGAAGCCTATCTCGTCACCAAGCTCGTGACCCAGGCCGCAGGCTAG